The Tolypothrix sp. PCC 7712 DNA segment ATTTTTTAGTTTGTCTGCGGACAACAAATTAATTGCAGAGATGACCCAAACCTGGGGCGAGGATTTATCCGGGATGGCTGAGAATGACTGCCTTTGGTTAATTGGTCGCATTTCCCATGACCTTTGGCTTGGGAGTGATTCTAACGAAGCAATAACCGAAGATGCTGAGGAAGTAGCAAATCGGTTGCACGAGCTAAAGTCCTGGGAAAAAGTAGCGTTGATTCGGGCGCTGATTCAAGAAGCTTAGATTCACGGTTATGTACAAAAAGCAGATGTATTTAGCCCTAATTGGTGTGGGTGTTTGCCTCATGCCCGCGCTAATTCCCTTAATACCCAGGATTGGGGCATATATCGAGGCAGAACGGGTCAAAGCAGAAACCCAGTTACTTGCACAAAACCTGAAAACCAGTGAGCAACTGAAACGAGAACGCATTGAGCAAAGAGCGAAAACCAGCGACGCACTGTACCTTGCTGGGGTAATGCCCACAACTCAAAAATTGCGAATTACCAATTACATCGACAACAGCAGACGCAACCCACGACCAGACACAACAATTTATCAACTAGATGAAATGGTTGATGTTTTTGACTCCACTGGGCGCTGTATAGGGCGAATCGAGTCAGGGGCTTGGAAGTGGAAGTACTATTACCAGGGCTTGTGCGAAGGCGTTCAAAATGTTCAACCAGTTAGGAGAAATAAGTAATGGCAGTCAGTTCTAGCGCAGGTAAAGAGACTTCGGGCAGTGGCAGCACAGGCAAAGAAGGCAAAAAGCGGAGTATAGGCGAGGTTATTGACTTTTGCGCCAAGGTCATAGTCTTGGTTGTGGGTTTACCCATTAGGTTTGCGGCTGCAATAGTCGCTCAGTTTGTAGCGACAGGCGGTATGGGTAGGGCTGTGGTCGGTGGAATTCTGTTCATTGGCGGTTCGGTAATTAGCGCGGATTCTGTGTGGCAGCTAGTTTTTCAAGGACAGCCCGTAACCCCCTGGTTTGAGCAATACTGGAACTGGTTAAATGTGCCCGCCGCAGTGTTTAACCCATTCTTTTACCTGGCGTTCATGGTTGCAGTTGGGTTGCAGGTTGTAGAAGCTCACGCTCTACGCGGCAAGAACCCCGATTCAGCAAGGCGAGAACTTCAAGACCACATGGTTTATGACCTAGAAACTAAGCCCAGCGGCAAGATTGACCTAGTAGGGGACTTGTGGCGAGATTACAAAACAGCAGGGGTACGAGATCGCTCAAGCGCTGGGTTCGTAACTATTGCTGTGTGGGTGTTCGACCTAGTAACAACCTTTGCAGCCCGTAACCCGTTCCAGTACACAGACCCGCTGATGATTTTGGGTTGCATTCTATTTAATGTCGGCACGATGCTATCTGGTGAAATGGGCTTTGCTATTTGGCGCATGACTAAAGACTAAAAACAGTATCCCCGTCATCGAAGAGGCAGAGGGGCAGAGGAGATGGGGGGCAGGGGAGAAACCCCATACATAAATGTAGTTGCTCTGAACCGAATGGCACGCTTGAAAAGGGAAAATCGTTGAGGCAGCAGGGGTGCTCTTGAGCGGAGGAGCAGGGGAGAAAGAAGAAGTTTAAGGCATTGCGTTCGGATATTTAGAAAATCCCCCCTGCGCCCCTGCACCCCTGCCCCTCTGCAATCCTTACACTGCCTACCCTTCAGCTTTTCAAGCGTGCCATTCTACTCTGAACCCTTAAAGCCAGGGGAATCCAAAATCTTTCTCCAGACCTCTGCCCCTCTGCTTCTTCTGTCAAAGCTACCAACTTTGATCGGGACTACTCACTTAGAAACAGCGAGAAACCTATGCAAAATCATCTTCCGAAAATCACAACCAAACAAACCGAATACTTGCGCGGTCAATACCCCAGTCTCTCCTACTTAGAAGCGGGAAACATCGCCGAATGGTTGCAAGAGCGAAAAGACCAGCTTTTTGAATTAGCACGAGAAGCTGAAAATGCCGCAGATTTGACTCGTGTCTTAGGGTTGGTAGCTGGCGGTATTGGAACTATCTGCTATGCCGTCAACCCTTTTATGCTGGTTGGGGGCATGATTGGCGGCGCGGCTTGGCTGTGGTTTGTTGTTGAGCATCACAGCCGCACTAAGGAGATTGCACCACTGCCTTTTGTACGCGGTAATTTCATGGACGCGATCGCAAGAGCTGGTGATTATGATGCCAGGCTTGATTACCAAGCAGATTACCTAGCGAATACAGTAAAGTTTCTGGAGCGACCGGAAGCTGAAGAATATGCCTTCCTCCATGCCCAATTTGAGAATATTAGCCAATACCTCAGCCAAGTTGAGCCGGGGAAGCGCTTTTATGCGTACCGTTGGATGTTTGGCTGGTTTGGCAAGCTCAAAGGGCGACAGTTGCCCACCTATGAGAGCATGGTTGACCATTTACAACACGTAACAATTGATAGCCGCGTCAATTATGAGGAAGTGCAGGCAGTCCAGGCGACACAGGAGCTACCGCCTACCGTTGATATCAGGCAGTTACAACCAGCTTCTACAGAGATTACCAATACCCAATCTCCTACCTTTAATCTGACTGCACTGCCCAGTTTGCCCCTAAACCAAAGGGCTGAGGCAGTAGTCAATGCGTTGACTAGGGGCGGTTTTAAGATTGATGAGTGCTTAGGTTCTCAGGTCGTTGCTATCTGCGGCACTCAGAGGGGTGGTAAGGGGACGTTAGCCGCAATTCTAGCCACAATCAGCAAAGCGCTAGATTTTAGCTTAGATGTGCAATATTTCACTGCTGGAGTCGATATTTACCCGTTTGCTTGCAATCTCACCTCGGCTCTTGATTTTCCTCAAAGAGACTCAGACGCGGCTGATAAATCGGTGGCTGATGAGTTATTGCAATTTCTCAAAAAACTGGATGGTTCACAACCTTACGCTCACAAGAACCTACTATTGGTCATTGATGAGGCGATGCGCTTACTTTCACTGCTAGAGGAAGGCGATCGCACTTGGGCGATTCAATATTTACTTAGCCGTTTTGCTAAGTGCGGCGGCACGTTAATCATTGTCCTCCACGGGTCTAACCTGACTTCTGTGGTGGGCAAGGCAACGGCGGGATTGGCTGACACTTTCAAGCAATCGGTTTCATTTATTGGCTGTGTCGCCCAATCTGTAAAGGCAAAAGGCTTGAGAAAGATTAATGTTGCCAGTGGTGCTTATTTTAAGGCTAATCCTAATAACTTTGGTGAACCTATTGCTGGTGGGGAGTTGGGGGCGATACCAGAATGGCTCAAAACTGATTTGCACCCAGGAAACGGTCAGCCAGACCCAGCACGGACGCTGCTTAAAGTCTTCCCGGAGTTGGTACAACAGCATTTTGCCGCACCAAGTTCTGTGATTAGCCAGCTGGAAAACAATTTCAAAGCGGCACCACATGAAGATATTGAACCACCACAGGAAATGGTTAAGGATGAGGATTTTGAGCAGATTATGGTGATTGTCGCTCACGCTACCAGCTTTCCTGTCAGTTTTGAAGCTATTAGAAAATCGCGGAAGTGGGGTGAGGAAAACAAGAGCGTTCGCTATTTAAGACTTGCTTTAAAGGCGCTCACAGAAGCGGGGAAATTGCACGGTAATGAGAAGGACGGTTATCGAGTTCAGGGTTGAGAACTGGGGGAGAGCGGGTGGCGACAGCGGAGTGTGGGGGGCGGGCTGCTGAGTTTTTGGCCACTCTATGAGTGAATTATTGCCCGTCCCCCACACCACCCGCTCTCAACGCAGTGTCCCCAGTTCGTCGGGGCCTCATGAGTTGATGAGTTGAAGCAATTTTGATATCACTAATAGCAACGATTTATCAACCCTTGGTGTAGAACCCAGTATAGACAGCTGCAACATGAGCAAATCCTATCGGTGCAGATTATACCTGCTATTGGTCATCAATCTGCAAGCATAAGGAGGTTTTATCAGCCAACGAGATAATGCGGGTTGTAGCGAAAGCGATTGATAAGTTGAATTTGATAGCTCGTTGTCGCGTTCGTGTCACCAACGAAGATACAATACTTTTGGGGAATGATTACACGTTTTCGGTATTTGGTGTAATGCCCTAGAAGGCGCAAAAATGAAGGTAGACGGCAACGGACAAGGCAAGATATTAAGCCAAGACGAATTGAGGCGATTGTTCACCGAGGGGTTACTTACCCCACGCGATCGCGCTCTGTTTGGCATCTGCCTGTTTACTGGTTGTCGCGTATCAGAAGCTTTGGCTCTCAACATGACTGATATCAAGTCTGGAACCATCACTTTCCGGAAGTCTACCACCAAAGGCAAGTACAAAACACGGATTGTAGACATTCCACCAACGCTATCAGCCATACTAGCGGAGTATCAGCCCAAGGGGGCGGTGATGTTTCCGGGTAAGCGTGGTGTAACTGAACGGCTGACTCGATTCATGGCAGACAAGATTCTCAGAGAAGCCTGCAAGCGCATTGGGGTAGAAGGAGTTAGCACCCACTCGTTTAGGCGAACTGCCCTGACGCAGATGTCCAGTGCGGGGATACCTTTACGAACTATTCAAGAAATCTCAGGACACAGCGATTTAGGTACATTGCAGCGTTATTTAGAGGTTACGCCGGAGCAGAAGCGGAAGGCGGTTTCGGTGATTGGGTTTTAGATGGGCTAGATTCTGCTTATCCTAAAAATAAACTCCCATGCCCCGCCAACCTCGTGAAATTAAACCCGATTACTGCTATCACATTACGACTCGTTTCAGGAGTTGAAAAACTATTTTTTGGGTGGAGGTGCTAGTTTTTTATTAATTATTACCTTTCCTTCCCATCCGTTCATCGTTTGGAAAAGATTTCTCTTACCCTCCTCCATTCTCGTAAGTATCAATTCCTGTATACTTTCATACATTTCTTTCCATCTTCCTTCTTCTTTCTCCAATCTGTTCCCCCAATCTTCCTCATCAAATCGCGATTCCAAAAATATTACTCTTTTCAATCGGTTAATGAAATCGGTTTCACAACGAACAACATCCCCCTTCCCAATACTTAAAATTCTCAAAAACTTCCCAAAAAACTCAAATTCTCTCCTCACTAAACTACTCTCCCCTATTATATTTACAAATCTACTCCACAAATACAAATCTACTTTCTTTATGTTTTCTATAAATAAATCCTTTTCTTTTGTATACTTGTCTTTTAAACTCCAAACTCTTAAATATTCTATGCTGCTTAACTCGACGATATAAATTATATATTTTGGAGAAATATTAGAAATTAGAAAACCTATAACATTCTGCCCACAAAGGGTCTGAATATAATTTTCCCACTCCCTATGTCTAACACCTAGGGATTTTTTGAAATCTCGATTTTCTAAGGCTTGAATAAAACAGATAGGTATAATGAGTTTCAAATCAAAATCTCTCAGATATAGCTGGTCTATTACCTCAACTGGGTCAATAAGTTTTTTGCTTATTATGTTAGATATTTGTAATAAAATTGTATTAAGAACTGGCTCGGCTCTATATGGTTTAACTATCCAATCATAACTGCCAAGCAGTCGAAAATAATCTTTGGGAAGTTGACAAGCATTTAGCATTGTCCTATATTTTAACTGTTTAATTAAAGAAGCTAAAAGCAATGCAGCACGCAAAGCTCTATTTTCGTCTTTATCCCACAGCCAATTAACTAAAGCTTGTAACGCACTGGGAGTAGCAATACCCACCAGAGCATCCATAACCTGATGGATAGAATCGGCGGTTACAACTTCCTCAATTTTAGGCACAGCTATATCGCCCATACGTATCAAAGCCTGATCTAAATTCAGGCGAAATTCTATATTATCCAAATTGGCATACTGCTGAGTTAATAATTCCGCCGCACTTGATAAGTTAGTCAACGACAAAGCATTTACGACAGCCTTACGACGAGCATCTGTTTCACTTGTGTTCTCAAGGGTTTCTTTTAAAAAAGAGAACACATCTGTACGTCTTCTGTCGTCCGCAGCGACTGCTGCAAAGGCATGATTTACTATATCCTCATTTCCATCTTCTCCCAGCCGGGATTTAAAGCTATTAATAATTTCCAAAGCTAATGTCGAATCAACTTTTTGAACATCAGCCAAGCACTCAAATGCAACAACTGGATCTACTGTGCGTACTTCTGTAATTAAATTTGTACTATTAGAAGCTATTCCACACCAGAGTTTAAGAGTTTCACGCCAAGCATCTGGGTCAGCTTTAAAACGACTAATTAGACCATCAGCATTGTCCCGTAATTGATTGGCTGCGAAAAATTCCTGTAAGGTCAAGTGTGCGAACTGGTAACGTTCACCGCCATCAATAGCAAGTAATAGACCATTACGTTCTACAATTTCAACCAGTATGGCTCTGGTGCAGTCAGGCTGAAGATTGAGGTCAGGAAGTATGTTCATTACCTCTGATTCAACAGTTCTCCAATCTACGCTGCGACGGTCTTGTCCTTGTTGGTTAGCATTGTCTTGGAAGAAAAGTGCTAAGTGTTGAAGTATAAGTTTTTTATCACGCGCTTGAAATTTGTTGCGTTCTCTATGCCATTGTTCTAATAGAATATCTGTTGCTATCCGATAAAACTCTGCCCTTGAATGGGGTAGTACAACAGGGGTATCAGCATAAAGATAAGCAATAATAGTAAGCATTAGCGGATTACGCGCCAAAGCCATAATTCGCGGTCTGTCTTGCAACGTTTGCATAAGTTGCTCAACAGATTTATCTGCTGGCATATCTGGCTTCCAGGGAGCTAAAAATTCCCGAATCTGTTGGTCGCTGAACTCAACAACTTCTAGAGTCTTTTCAACTACCTCATGAAATTCATCTCTGTAAACAGCCGTGCGGCAAGTAATAATAACAGGACACTTCAGATACTTATCTAATAAATTTTTGATTTCATTAACTACCCGTTCACGAGAATCACTATTCACTTCATCAAGACCATCAAATAGCAATAGCAGTCTACCTTTATCTAAACTTTCAGAGACAAAATGTTTTGCGTTCTTGAAGCCATCTCTATCAAAGGCATCCTCTAAGTGTTCTTGTATTGTCTTTTCTGAAGAGCTTAATCTGTGTAGTTCCAATAAAATTGGAATACATTGGAATTTATTAAATAAGCTAGACCAACGACCATCAGCATAACAAAGAGCAATATGCCTTAGCAGCATTGTCTTCCCAGAACCAGGAGAACCTTTAACCATAAGTCGGCGATGGTTAGTTATAGCTTGAAGGGCATCAATCAACTCATTGTCATTAGTACCTGTAACTTTTAGTGGGACATATACATCTTTTAGTTTTAGAGGTCTATCAGGTCGAAACGAAATTTTTAATTTCTCATACTTATGTTTGAGTTCGTCTCTGTATCGGTTTAGTGCAACACCACGTAGTAATTGAATTCCTGATAGTTTGCTATAAATTTGATTTCCAACAGCATCAAAAAATTTACTAACCCATTTTGTTAAAGTATCTTTAAAAATTAGAACGATAAACAAAACTATTGCAGCTAACCATCCGTTTTCCGGCTTTAGGAGTTCTCGTAAGTCCTTCTTCTTTGCTTCGGAGCGCTTTTTGTATTCATCATCATAAATTCTTTTAATTGTTTTCGGTTCTATTCCTACAGCTTCTTTACCATATAAATCAAGTAATTCTTTAGTCTGTTTTCTTGGAATATCATCTTCAACATCATATTCAGCTTGCTGCTGAATCTCCTTTTTGAGTTTTTCTGTAGGTAAGGTAGAAGTTGGGGTAGGAGTAGGAACCTGAGAATAGCTTGGAATTAATGATGTATAAAGTACTAACCACAGTGTTAGCGTAAACAGAAGTGCGTATAATCGTTGCTGCTTTAAACTATTTTTTGCAGACTTTAATTTTTTAATATATTGAACTAGTTTCATAAATTCGATGAATAGCACATTACAACTATTACCCGACT contains these protein-coding regions:
- a CDS encoding NACHT domain-containing protein, with translation MKLVQYIKKLKSAKNSLKQQRLYALLFTLTLWLVLYTSLIPSYSQVPTPTPTSTLPTEKLKKEIQQQAEYDVEDDIPRKQTKELLDLYGKEAVGIEPKTIKRIYDDEYKKRSEAKKKDLRELLKPENGWLAAIVLFIVLIFKDTLTKWVSKFFDAVGNQIYSKLSGIQLLRGVALNRYRDELKHKYEKLKISFRPDRPLKLKDVYVPLKVTGTNDNELIDALQAITNHRRLMVKGSPGSGKTMLLRHIALCYADGRWSSLFNKFQCIPILLELHRLSSSEKTIQEHLEDAFDRDGFKNAKHFVSESLDKGRLLLLFDGLDEVNSDSRERVVNEIKNLLDKYLKCPVIITCRTAVYRDEFHEVVEKTLEVVEFSDQQIREFLAPWKPDMPADKSVEQLMQTLQDRPRIMALARNPLMLTIIAYLYADTPVVLPHSRAEFYRIATDILLEQWHRERNKFQARDKKLILQHLALFFQDNANQQGQDRRSVDWRTVESEVMNILPDLNLQPDCTRAILVEIVERNGLLLAIDGGERYQFAHLTLQEFFAANQLRDNADGLISRFKADPDAWRETLKLWCGIASNSTNLITEVRTVDPVVAFECLADVQKVDSTLALEIINSFKSRLGEDGNEDIVNHAFAAVAADDRRRTDVFSFLKETLENTSETDARRKAVVNALSLTNLSSAAELLTQQYANLDNIEFRLNLDQALIRMGDIAVPKIEEVVTADSIHQVMDALVGIATPSALQALVNWLWDKDENRALRAALLLASLIKQLKYRTMLNACQLPKDYFRLLGSYDWIVKPYRAEPVLNTILLQISNIISKKLIDPVEVIDQLYLRDFDLKLIIPICFIQALENRDFKKSLGVRHREWENYIQTLCGQNVIGFLISNISPKYIIYIVELSSIEYLRVWSLKDKYTKEKDLFIENIKKVDLYLWSRFVNIIGESSLVRREFEFFGKFLRILSIGKGDVVRCETDFINRLKRVIFLESRFDEEDWGNRLEKEEGRWKEMYESIQELILTRMEEGKRNLFQTMNGWEGKVIINKKLAPPPKK
- a CDS encoding tyrosine-type recombinase/integrase; this translates as MKVDGNGQGKILSQDELRRLFTEGLLTPRDRALFGICLFTGCRVSEALALNMTDIKSGTITFRKSTTKGKYKTRIVDIPPTLSAILAEYQPKGAVMFPGKRGVTERLTRFMADKILREACKRIGVEGVSTHSFRRTALTQMSSAGIPLRTIQEISGHSDLGTLQRYLEVTPEQKRKAVSVIGF